A genomic window from Diorhabda sublineata isolate icDioSubl1.1 chromosome 8, icDioSubl1.1, whole genome shotgun sequence includes:
- the LOC130448390 gene encoding uncharacterized protein LOC130448390 produces MNSSNIESDGGPLPNQIIEITGGPKVEKTDLLIDFIVKCILPNKRPEWKSSGAVLILCEHQINMFKIIKVIETHLKKNNVADPTKDILKTCLKNLSIFNCYSAEELDLTIMSLERFILAKDDISLIVIDNITSYYWLAKLNCNMLSYYQHAMKIFQKVYSAIRNLNVLLIYGRSDKINNGNKKGFQNIDYRIDIQDGENECLKACLMDFEKEKMINVNLRKDIILEFI; encoded by the exons ATGAATAGTAGCAATATTGAATCAg ATGGAGGGCCCCTACCTAATCAAATTATAGAAATCACGGGAGGCCCAAAAGTAGAGAAGACTGATTTATTGATAGACTTTATTGTTAAATGTATTTTACCAAACAAACGTCCAGAATGGAAATCATCGGGAGCCGTGTTAATTTTATGTGAGCATCAAATAAACATGTTCAAGattattaaagttattgaaactCATCTAAAAAAGAATAATGTGGCAGATCCAACGaaggatattttgaaaacttgTTTAAAGAATCTGTCGATATTCAACTGTTATAGTGCTGAAGAACTAGATTTAACAATTATGAGCTTGGAAAGGTTCATTTTAGCAAAAGACGATATAAGTTTGATTGTTATAGATAACATCACCAGTTATTATTGGTTAGCAAAATTGAATTGTAACATGTTGAGTTACTATCAACATGCTAtgaagattttccaaaaagttTATAGTGCAATAAGAAATTTAAACGTTCTGTTAATTTATGGAAGAAGTGATAAGATAAACAATGGTAATAAGAAAGGTTTCCAAAATATAGATTATAGAATAGATATTCAAGATGGTGAGAATGAGTGTTTGAAAGCTTGCCTAATGGATTTTGAGAAAGAAAAGATGATTAATGTCAACTTGAGAAAAGatataattttggaatttatttga
- the LOC130448392 gene encoding lariat debranching enzyme-like: MKIAVEGCAHGDLEKIYDSIHVIEQTEGIKVDLLICCGDFQSSRNKDDLMCMAVPPKYQRICTFYKYYSGELLAPVLTIFIGGNHEASNYLQELPYGGWVAPNIYYLGYAGVINIGGVRIGGLSGIYKSADYMKGHFEKPPYSEQSKRSVYHIRNLEVFRLKQLSGKIDIMLSHDWPSDVYKYGNVKQLLRKKPHFKEDIEKEELGSKPGSDLMYFLKPSYWFSAHLHCKYSAIVRHQDDSVTRFLSLDKCLPKRKFLQIFDFPHDNSKFQLSYDLEWLTILYLTNHLLSVKNTITYMPGAGGNERYEFTPSDNEKAHVLERLNGNLVIPKIFSKTAPAFDPNFQSNKPRQPEPILNPQTVSLCEMLCIDDPLTKVSKIDGTHDQLNSSIDLNSTISFLDDSIESNSPCSTPVKKMILPDPKSCESSQDICVEQEIDQDGNSTESSLNESPENVPAVNIDKSVDNVEDSCSPSTKKRKKRNIEMYESV; encoded by the exons atGAAAATTGCCGTGGAAGGCTGTGCTCATggggatttagaaaaaatatatgattctaTACACGTTATAGAACAAACCGAAGGAATAAAAGTTGATCTACTGATATGTTGTGGTGATTTCCAATCTTCAAGAAATAAAGATGATCTTATGTGTATGGCAGTGCCTCCGAAATATCAACGTATTTGTACATTTTATAA ATATTATTCTGGTGAATTATTAGCACCTGTGCTCACTATATTCATAGGAGGAAATCACGAAGcttcaaattatttacaagaGCTCCCGTATGGTGGTTGGGTTGCTCctaatatttactatttaggTTATGCGGGAGTTATTAATATTGGAG GTGTGAGGATAGGAGGTCTTTCTGGTATTTACAAAAGTGCTGATTACATGAAAGGTCATTTTGAGAAACCTCCTTACAGTGAACAGTCAAAAAGGAGTGTATATCATATAAGAAATTTAGAAGTATTTAGACTGAAGCAACTTTCgggaaaaattgatattatgtTATCTCATGACTGGCCCAGTGATGTGTATAAATATGGAAATGTTAAACAGCTATTAAGGAAAAAACCTCATTTTAA GGAggatattgaaaaagaagaattaggTAGCAAACCTGGTAGTGAtttgatgtattttttaaaaccatCCTACTGGTTCTCGGCCCATCTCCACTGTAAGTATTCTGCAATTGTTAGACATCAAGATGATTCAGTTACAAGGTTTCTATCATTGGATAAATGTCTTCCGAAAAGgaagtttttacaaatattcGATTTTCCACATGATAATTCAAAATTCCAATTGAGTTATGATTTAGAATGGTTAACAATATTGTACTTGACGAATCATTTATTATCCGTTAAAAATACAATTACATACATGCCTGGAGCTGGTGGTAATGAAAG gtaTGAATTTACTCCTTCTGACAATGAAAAGGCTCATGTTTTAGAGAGGCTGAACGGAAATCTggtaattccaaaaatattttcgaaaactgcTCCAGCGTTCGATCCAAACTTTCAGTCTAATAAACCCAGACAACCAGAACCCATACTGAATCCTCAAACAGTCAGCTTATGTGAGATGTTATGTATAGACGATCCTTTAACAAAAGTATCCAAAATCGATGGGACTCATGATCAACTGAATTCGAGCATCGATTTAAATTCTACCATCAGTTTTTTAGATGATAGTATTGAAAGTAACTCTCCTTGTAGTACGCCagtgaaaaaaatgattcttcCTGATCCGAAATCATGTGAAAGTTCACAGGACATTTGTGTGGAGCAGGAAATTGATCAGGATGGGAATAGTACGGAATCTAGTTTGAACGAAAGTCCGGAAAATGTTCCTGCAGTCAATATTGATAAATCTGTTGATAATGTTGAAGATTCTTGCTCGCCTTCAACAAAAAAACGCAAgaaaagaaatatagaaatgtATGAATCTGTATAG
- the LOC130448391 gene encoding lariat debranching enzyme-like isoform X1: MKIAVEGCAHGDLEKIYDSLYVTEQTEGIKVDLLICCGDFQSSRNKDDLMCMAVPPKYQRICTFYKYYSGELLAPVLTIFIGGNHEASNYLQELPYGGWVAPNIYYLGYAGVINIGGLRIAGISGIYKSADYMKGHFEKPPYSEQSKRSVYHIRNLEVFRLKQLSGKIDIMLSHDWPSDVYKYGNVKQLLKKKPHFKIDIEKGVLGSKPSSDLMYHLKPSYWFSAHLHCKYSAIVEHQDDSVTRFLSLDKCLPKRNFLEIIDFPHDNSKLQLSYDLEWLTILYLTNHLLCVENRFTFMPEAGDIERYEFTPTDNEKDLIFERLNGNLVIPKLFSKTATAFNPNSPSDRPRQPEPVLNPQTISLCEKLYIDDPLTKISKINGTYDQLNSSIDLNSTISFLDDSIESSSPFGTPIKKLIFRECLGDVDEEPEIDRDKNSIECNQNQSSETVAVINSKKTVLNNYDCNSPTKKNLERKIRICVKLKDGGWLSG, from the exons ATGAAAATTGCAGTGGAAGGTTGTGCACATggtgatttagaaaaaatatacgaTTCTCTATACGTTACTGAACAAACCGAAGGGATCAAAGTTGATCTACTGATTTGTTGTGGTGATTTCCAATCTTCAAGAAATAAAGATGATCTTATGTGTATGGCAGTGCCTCCGAAATATCAACGTATTTGTACATTTTATAA ATATTATTCTGGTGAATTATTAGCACCTGTGCTCACTATATTCATAGGAGGAAATCACGAAGcttcaaattatttacaagaGCTCCCGTATGGCGGTTGGGTTGCtcctaatatttattatttaggttATGCTGGAGTTATTAATATTGGAG GTTTAAGGATAGCAGGCATTTCTGGTATTTATAAAAGTGCAGATTACATGAAAGGTCATTTTGAGAAACCTCCTTACAGCGAACAGTCAAAAAGGAGTGTATATCATATAAGAAATTTAGAAGTATTTAGACTGAAGCAACTTTCCGGAAAAATCGATATTATGTTATCTCATGACTGGCCCAGTGATGTGTATAAATATGGAAATGTTAAAcaactattaaagaaaaaaccTCATTTTAA GATAGACATTGAAAAAGGTGTATTAGGTAGCAAACCTTCTAGTGATTTGATGTATCATTTAAAACCATCGTACTGGTTCTCAGCTCACCTCCACTGTAAATATTCTGCAATTGTTGAACATCAAGACGATTCAGTTACAAGGTTTTTATCATTAGATAAATGTCTTccaaaaaggaattttttagaaataatcgattttccaCATGATAATTCAAAATTGCAATTGAGTTACGATTTAGAATGGTTAACGATATTGTACTTGACAAATCATTTACTTTGTGTTGAAAATAGATTTACATTCATGCCTGAAGCAGGAGATATTGAAAG GTATGAATTTACTCCTACTGATAATGAGAAGGATCTCATTTTTGAGAGATTAAATGGTAATTTGGTGATcccaaaacttttttcaaaaactgctACAGCGTTTAACCCAAACTCGCCGTCTGATAGACCCAGACAACCAGAACCTGTACTAAATCCTCAGACAATAAGTTTATGTGAGAAATTATATATAGACGATCCTTTAacgaaaatatcgaaaatcAATGGGACTTACGATCAATTAAACTCTAGCATCGATTTAAATTCTACTATCAGTTTTTTGGACGATAGTATTGAAAGTAGTTCCCCATTTGGTACAccaataaaaaagttgattttccGTGAATGTTTAGGAGATGTTGATGAGGAGCCCGAAATTGATAGAGATAAAAATAGTATAGAATGTAATCAAAATCAAAGTTCGGAAACTGTTGCTGtgataaatagtaaaaaaactgttttaaataattatgattgTAATTCTCCTACGAAAAAAAACCTTGAAAGGAAAATCCGGATATGCGTAAAGTTAAAAGATGGTGGATGGCTTAGTGGATAG
- the LOC130448391 gene encoding lariat debranching enzyme-like isoform X2 translates to MILCVWQCLRNINVFVHFITPVLTIFIGGNHEASNYLQELPYGGWVAPNIYYLGYAGVINIGGLRIAGISGIYKSADYMKGHFEKPPYSEQSKRSVYHIRNLEVFRLKQLSGKIDIMLSHDWPSDVYKYGNVKQLLKKKPHFKIDIEKGVLGSKPSSDLMYHLKPSYWFSAHLHCKYSAIVEHQDDSVTRFLSLDKCLPKRNFLEIIDFPHDNSKLQLSYDLEWLTILYLTNHLLCVENRFTFMPEAGDIERYEFTPTDNEKDLIFERLNGNLVIPKLFSKTATAFNPNSPSDRPRQPEPVLNPQTISLCEKLYIDDPLTKISKINGTYDQLNSSIDLNSTISFLDDSIESSSPFGTPIKKLIFRECLGDVDEEPEIDRDKNSIECNQNQSSETVAVINSKKTVLNNYDCNSPTKKNLERKIRICVKLKDGGWLSG, encoded by the exons ATGATCTTATGTGTATGGCAGTGCCTCCGAAATATCAACGTATTTGTACATTTTATAA CACCTGTGCTCACTATATTCATAGGAGGAAATCACGAAGcttcaaattatttacaagaGCTCCCGTATGGCGGTTGGGTTGCtcctaatatttattatttaggttATGCTGGAGTTATTAATATTGGAG GTTTAAGGATAGCAGGCATTTCTGGTATTTATAAAAGTGCAGATTACATGAAAGGTCATTTTGAGAAACCTCCTTACAGCGAACAGTCAAAAAGGAGTGTATATCATATAAGAAATTTAGAAGTATTTAGACTGAAGCAACTTTCCGGAAAAATCGATATTATGTTATCTCATGACTGGCCCAGTGATGTGTATAAATATGGAAATGTTAAAcaactattaaagaaaaaaccTCATTTTAA GATAGACATTGAAAAAGGTGTATTAGGTAGCAAACCTTCTAGTGATTTGATGTATCATTTAAAACCATCGTACTGGTTCTCAGCTCACCTCCACTGTAAATATTCTGCAATTGTTGAACATCAAGACGATTCAGTTACAAGGTTTTTATCATTAGATAAATGTCTTccaaaaaggaattttttagaaataatcgattttccaCATGATAATTCAAAATTGCAATTGAGTTACGATTTAGAATGGTTAACGATATTGTACTTGACAAATCATTTACTTTGTGTTGAAAATAGATTTACATTCATGCCTGAAGCAGGAGATATTGAAAG GTATGAATTTACTCCTACTGATAATGAGAAGGATCTCATTTTTGAGAGATTAAATGGTAATTTGGTGATcccaaaacttttttcaaaaactgctACAGCGTTTAACCCAAACTCGCCGTCTGATAGACCCAGACAACCAGAACCTGTACTAAATCCTCAGACAATAAGTTTATGTGAGAAATTATATATAGACGATCCTTTAacgaaaatatcgaaaatcAATGGGACTTACGATCAATTAAACTCTAGCATCGATTTAAATTCTACTATCAGTTTTTTGGACGATAGTATTGAAAGTAGTTCCCCATTTGGTACAccaataaaaaagttgattttccGTGAATGTTTAGGAGATGTTGATGAGGAGCCCGAAATTGATAGAGATAAAAATAGTATAGAATGTAATCAAAATCAAAGTTCGGAAACTGTTGCTGtgataaatagtaaaaaaactgttttaaataattatgattgTAATTCTCCTACGAAAAAAAACCTTGAAAGGAAAATCCGGATATGCGTAAAGTTAAAAGATGGTGGATGGCTTAGTGGATAG
- the LOC130448393 gene encoding glucose-fructose oxidoreductase domain-containing protein 1, which translates to MLPGIGVFGTGPVVKVLVPILVENGFKIEAIWSHTRQSAQETAKELKIPFFTDIIDEVLLRKDVDLIFVLCPPNLHAQISVKALGIGKHVVCDKPAGLNQSDALKMVGAGQYYPSLISLINHSFRFLPAITQMKKALRDNYLQSPITLIDIRIQSGCLFNDSDIFDWKCDDRMGGGTLNLIGSHVVDLITFLTGQKAIKVHGVVRTFTKNTSNINGIRSISAPDFCTFQMELKNGILVTATLNSHTVGSTFNQDVMICSSTGHLVVRGGDLFGRKNKGNEEVLYLDVEDLQCPVPNSVLPKTFVKGLCKMVAALREAFLPNNEKEGWIKEPVEAAATFEDGLYVQAVLSAIRESSQTRQWVKVKVMTEQPDKNELLSAVVRRTAITIS; encoded by the coding sequence ATGTTACCTGGAATTGGAGTATTTGGAACAGGACCAGTAGTTAAAGTTTTAGTTCCAATTTTAGTAGAAAATGGTTTTAAAATAGAAGCTATATGGAGTCATACTCGACAAAGCGCTCAAGAGACCGCTAAAGAActtaaaattccatttttcacagaTATAATTGATGAAGTTTTACTTCGCAAAGATGTAGATTTAATATTCGTGCTATGTCCACCAAATTTACACGCTCAAATATCCGTAAAGGCGCTTGGTATAGGAAAACATGTAGTATGCGATAAGCCCGCTGGATTAAATCAATCTGATGCATTGAAAATGGTCGGAGCGGGGCAGTACTATCCCTCCTTAATATCTCTTATTAACCATTCGTTTAGATTTCTTCCAGCAATAACACAAATGAAAAAAGCACTCAGAGACAACTATCTTCAATCACCAATAACATTAATTGATATTCGAATTCAAAGTGGATGTCTTTTTAATGATTCCGATATTTTTGATTGGAAATGTGACGATCGAATGGGTGGAGGAACTTTAAATCTAATAGGAAGTCACGTAGTTGATTTAATCACATTTCTAACCGGACAAAAAGCTATTAAAGTACATGGAGTTGTAAGGACATTCACAAAAAATACATCTAATATAAATGGTATTCGAAGTATATCAGCACCAGATTTCTGTACCTTTCaaatggaattgaaaaatgGCATTTTAGTTACTGCTACATTAAATAGTCACACAGTAGGTTCAACTTTCAATCAAGATGTTATGATATGTAGTAGTACCGGACATCTGGTTGTTAGAGGTGGAGATCTTTTCGGTAGAAAGAACAAAGGAAATGAAGAAGTACTTTATCTTGATGTTGAAGATTTACAATGTCCAGTACCTAACTCAGTATTACCAAAAACTTTTGTTAAAGGCTTGTGTAAAATGGTTGCAGCATTAAGAGAAGCTTTCTTACCTAATAATGAAAAAGAGGGATGGATAAAAGAGCCAGTTGAAGCTGCAGCAACATTCGAAGATGGATTATATGTTCAAGCTGTTTTGAGTGCTATTAGAGAATCATCTCAGACTAGACAATGGGTAAAAGTGAAAGTGATGACTGAACAGCCAGATAAAAATGAACTGTTGAGCGCTGTTGTTAGAAGAACAGCCATTActatttcttag
- the LOC130448394 gene encoding transcription factor 21-like: MPRKRRSTETDSDDEHDDSRRPQRNAANERERARMRVLSKAFCRLKTTLPWVPADTKLSKLDTLRLATSYIAHLRAVLMDQPVPSDNLPQHPLTLTWPFSFQRCPDSTTDVVDDRDQHVWAHEDPIQSIVRDKDVSYYY, translated from the exons ATGCCTCGTAAACGCCGTTCGACAGAAACCGACTCTGATGATGAACACGACGATTCGAGACGTCCGCAACGTAACGCCGCAAACGAACGCGAAAGAGCTCGTATGAGAGTGTTGAGTAAAGCGTTCTGTAGGCTAAAAACTACCCTACCTTGGGTACCAGCAGATACTAAGCTTTCAAAATTAGATACTCTCCGTTTGGCTACTAGCTATATAGCACACCTCAGAGCCGTACTAATGGATCAACCAGTGCCCAGTGATAATTTACCACAACATCCTCTAACACTG ACGTGGCCTTTCAGTTTCCAAAGATGCCCCGATTCCACGACAGATGTAGTCGACGACAGAGATCAACACGTTTGGGCCCACGAAGACCCCATTCAGTCTATCGTCAGGGATAAAGACGTATCATATTACTACTGA